Proteins encoded within one genomic window of Anastrepha ludens isolate Willacy chromosome 4, idAnaLude1.1, whole genome shotgun sequence:
- the LOC128861789 gene encoding uncharacterized protein LOC128861789 has product MLDCNPISTPLDPNQKLTKSQCPTETADIEEMSQKPYMQAVGSLLFAAQLTRLDIAYAVNMLSRFGTNPGKAHWAAVKRVLRYVKGTIDKRLTYQKEHSEVEGYCDADHAGNLDTAQTTTGYVFLLQGGAVSWASKLQKRITLSTTESEFVAMVAASKEATWLKGLQREIFPATPKLTILYCDNKGAENKANNNSYSDATKHVLIKLKYLHQRIKNKELKLVHVSMK; this is encoded by the coding sequence ATGTTAGACTGTAATCCGATCTCGACGCCACTGGACCCGAACCAAAAGTTGACGAAAAGTCAATGCCCAACGgaaacagctgatattgaagaAATGTCACAGAAGCCATATATGCAAGCAGTTGGTAGTTTGCTGTTTGCTGCCCAATTGACAAGGCTGGATATAGCATACGCTGTCAACATGTTGAGTCGTTTTGGCACCAACCCAGGCAAAGCGCATTGGGCAGCCGTGAAACGCGTGTTGCGATATGTAAAAGGAACCATTGATAAGAGATTAACTTATCAAAAGGAACATTCAGAGGTCGAAGGCTATTGCGATGCTGATCATGCTGGTAATTTAGACACAGCTCAAACCACAACTGGCTACGTTTTCTTGCTTCAGGGTGGTGCAGTATCATGGGCTTCGAAGCTGCAGAAGCGTATTACTTTGTCAACTACTGAATCCGAATTCGTGGCAATGGTTGCAGCCTCCAAGGAAGCCACTTGGCTTAAGGGTCTACAACGTGAAATTTTTCCAGCAACTCCGAAACTAACCATTCTGTACTGCGACAACAAAGGAGCTGAGAATAAGGCCAACAACAATTCATACTCGGACGCTACAAAGCACGTACTCATCAAACTTAAGTATTTGCATcagagaattaaaaataaggaaTTAAAGTTAGTTCATGTATCGATGAAATGA